The following are encoded in a window of Candidatus Coatesbacteria bacterium genomic DNA:
- a CDS encoding arsenate reductase ArsC — MPRPWPSISPHPRRRYDYKVLFLSHRNVARGQLAEALLRHESQGAFGAFSAGLEPGPAIHPMTYAVLSEIGVPLGDQRPKSTIELAGEGFDLVIVLDNDTWRQCPSWAGTTTILWSYADPAAAPEAHGERLKIFRRLRDNLRRRFNRLAAAPLERIGHVAVGLAGFRG; from the coding sequence ATGCCCCGTCCCTGGCCCAGCATAAGCCCTCACCCGCGCCGACGGTACGATTACAAGGTGCTGTTCCTGTCGCACCGTAACGTGGCCCGCGGCCAACTGGCCGAGGCCCTGCTGCGTCACGAGAGCCAGGGCGCCTTCGGCGCTTTCAGCGCCGGACTCGAACCCGGTCCAGCCATCCACCCGATGACCTACGCCGTGCTGAGCGAGATCGGCGTACCCCTGGGCGATCAGCGCCCCAAGTCGACCATCGAACTGGCCGGCGAGGGCTTCGACCTGGTGATCGTCCTCGATAACGACACCTGGCGTCAATGCCCCAGCTGGGCGGGTACGACGACCATCCTCTGGTCCTACGCCGATCCGGCAGCCGCGCCCGAGGCGCACGGCGAGCGGTTGAAGATCTTCCGCCGCCTGCGGGACAACCTCAGGCGGCGCTTCAACCGTCTGGCGGCGGCGCCGCTCGAGCGCATCGGCCACGTCGCCGTCGGCCTGGCGGGCTTCCGGGGCTGA
- a CDS encoding DEAD/DEAH box helicase, whose product MPAELRQLFGPAGPLAGLLKNYEPRPAQAAMAEAVYQGLRDGGGLLVEAGTGTGKSLAYLIPALELGGTKAKVVVATHTIALQQQLMSVDVPLARDALGTDKPTALLQGRTNYLCQRKLHRQQLLGLIAGRGAAERQRKLFELAKNARRGDRAEVPFRLPLAEWLSVASSPDTCARSACHFHGDCFYQRARRRAQGAALIVTNHALLLTDAVMRAKETQVLPDYEHLIIDEAHRLEDSATSALGRMVSLGRLRALRRDLYSQRRKRGLLAAVVQTKVLEEGELLRRLSDLNSAGERHFADLDEQLPRRGERTVIEDRFRGENTLTLQLAALADWLKESAAGVDEEDAAEISGAVGRLRDFAADLEALEERELEDFVYWAQRPEPAAPPELHAAPVEVGPLLGELLWPLAGGVTATSATLTVDGRFDYVRSRLGFPPGAELGLPGGFDYAAQTALYLPRLPDPRHDDYYPAAAAEIIRLVKLVERGGSLILCTSYRALRRFNELTAGELEPLGYRLFAQGDTDRSQLLRSFKRARRGVLLATATFWEGVDLPGDQLRLLVIAKLPFAVPTDPVIRARGARLEERGINPFMAYSVPVAALRLRQGFGRLIRGRDDRGVVAVLDSRVLTKRYGRVFLDSLPPARRVPRFDPVVLSDYLN is encoded by the coding sequence ATGCCCGCCGAACTGCGACAGCTCTTCGGACCGGCCGGTCCCCTGGCCGGTCTATTGAAGAACTACGAGCCCCGCCCCGCCCAGGCCGCGATGGCCGAAGCCGTCTATCAGGGATTGCGCGACGGCGGCGGCCTCCTCGTCGAGGCCGGCACCGGCACGGGCAAGAGCCTGGCCTATCTGATCCCCGCTCTCGAGCTCGGCGGCACCAAGGCCAAAGTCGTCGTCGCCACCCACACCATCGCCCTGCAGCAGCAGTTGATGTCCGTCGACGTTCCCCTGGCCCGGGACGCCCTGGGCACGGACAAGCCGACGGCCCTGCTCCAGGGGCGGACCAACTACCTCTGTCAGCGCAAACTCCACCGACAGCAACTGCTGGGGCTGATCGCCGGCCGGGGGGCCGCCGAGCGCCAGCGCAAGCTGTTCGAGCTGGCCAAGAACGCCCGACGCGGCGACCGGGCCGAGGTGCCCTTCAGGCTGCCGCTGGCCGAATGGCTGTCCGTGGCCAGCTCGCCGGACACCTGCGCTCGCTCGGCCTGCCACTTCCACGGCGACTGTTTCTACCAGCGGGCCCGGCGCCGGGCCCAGGGCGCGGCCCTGATCGTCACCAACCACGCCCTGCTGCTGACCGACGCGGTGATGCGGGCCAAGGAGACCCAGGTCCTGCCCGATTACGAGCACCTGATCATCGACGAGGCCCACCGGCTGGAGGATTCGGCCACCAGCGCCCTGGGGCGGATGGTCTCCCTGGGCCGGCTGCGGGCCCTGCGGCGCGACCTCTACTCCCAGCGGCGCAAACGCGGTCTGCTGGCCGCCGTGGTGCAGACCAAGGTGCTGGAGGAGGGTGAGCTGCTGCGGCGGCTCAGCGATCTGAACTCCGCCGGGGAGCGGCACTTCGCCGACCTCGACGAGCAGCTCCCCCGCCGCGGCGAGCGCACCGTCATCGAGGATCGCTTTCGCGGTGAGAACACCCTGACCCTGCAGTTGGCGGCGCTGGCCGATTGGCTCAAGGAGAGCGCCGCCGGCGTCGACGAGGAGGACGCCGCCGAGATCAGCGGCGCCGTCGGCCGCCTGCGCGACTTCGCCGCCGATCTCGAGGCCCTCGAGGAGCGCGAGCTGGAGGATTTCGTCTACTGGGCCCAGCGGCCCGAACCCGCCGCCCCGCCGGAGCTCCACGCCGCCCCCGTCGAGGTCGGCCCCCTCCTCGGCGAGCTGCTCTGGCCCCTGGCCGGCGGCGTGACGGCCACCAGCGCCACCCTGACCGTCGACGGCCGCTTCGACTACGTCCGCTCCCGGCTGGGCTTCCCCCCGGGCGCCGAACTGGGCCTGCCCGGCGGCTTCGACTACGCCGCCCAGACCGCCCTCTACCTGCCCCGGCTGCCCGACCCCCGCCACGACGACTACTACCCCGCCGCCGCCGCCGAGATCATCCGCCTGGTCAAGCTCGTCGAGCGGGGCGGCAGCCTGATCCTCTGCACAAGCTACCGCGCCCTGCGACGCTTCAACGAGCTGACCGCCGGGGAACTCGAACCCCTGGGTTATCGGCTCTTCGCCCAGGGCGACACCGACCGCAGCCAACTGCTGCGCAGCTTCAAGCGGGCCCGGCGCGGTGTACTGTTAGCCACGGCCACCTTCTGGGAGGGCGTCGATCTCCCCGGCGACCAGCTCCGCCTGCTGGTCATCGCCAAGCTGCCCTTCGCCGTGCCGACGGACCCCGTCATCCGCGCCCGGGGCGCCCGCCTCGAGGAGCGCGGGATCAACCCCTTCATGGCCTATTCCGTCCCCGTGGCCGCCCTGCGCCTGCGCCAGGGTTTCGGCCGCCTGATCCGGGGCCGCGACGACCGCGGCGTGGTCGCCGTCCTGGACAGCCGGGTGCTGACCAAACGCTACGGCCGCGTCTTCCTCGACTCCCTCCCTCCGGCGCGCCGGGTGCCGCGCTTCGACCCCGTTGTCCTGTCCGATTATCTGAACTGA